The Desulfovibrio sp. region AGCATCTGGTCCACGATGGGCCAGCGTTTTAGTCATTCCTTCCAACGAAACCTGCAAACGTTCTGCATTAATATTCGCAGAAGGTGAGAACAACCCTGCAATGCCGCACATACATCACCCTTATGTTGTTAACCAGCGCATTCCCGGTTTGCCAAAGCCAGAGCGCCAGCATCGCCATAAACGATGTATGCGCGGGGCATAGGGCATCTGTGCCCAACCTTGAACAATTTCCCGTTGCGCCGTGTCCATCCTGTCCGCATATCGTTTAAAAAATTCCGCAGCCTGTTCTTGCGTGCGCTGTGCATTTTTCTGGCTGTCCAGCAGCATTTGCCGCAGACCTCGTTTTTTTGGGATGCCAAGCACATTGGCGCTGTGCTGTCGGTAAGCCACAAGCGGCTCTGGCATGCAGCGAGCCACGCCAAAACAGCAGGCGACAAGCAGCAGCCACCAGTCATGCATAAAAATGTTTTCGCCTTGCGGCAGGGGAAGGGCTAGGCGGCGTAATGCCGCGTTGCCCATACATGTGCAGCCCAAAGCGGGTGACATGACTAGTGATTGCCGCAATGTTTGCCCCCATCCACGCGGGATGCCCATTTGATGCAAAAAAGATGGAGTAACCGTTCGTCCATTTTCATCTATGCAGTGCGCGTCAGAATACAGCAGTATGGGGCATTCCTTTCCGTGTTGCTGTTCAAGGCGACACATGAGGCAGTATTGCTGCTCAAGCTTGTTTGCAAACCAGATGTCATCCTGATCCGCCAAGGCAAAATATGCGCTTTCGCCTTGGCTGGAATGCGTCATGAGGGCGTTAACATTGCCCACAACACCTAGTCGTGGCCCGCACTGCGTTTGTATGCGAGCATGTTGACGCGCGTACCGCTCTAGAATCATTGGGGTTGCGTCGGAAGAGCCATCATCTCTCACGTGCAGTCGAACAGCAGCCCCCTTTTGTTCCAGTATTGAATCCAGCATAGAGGCCAAAAAGCGCGCGCCATTGTATGCTGGCATGAGCACGTCAATGATGGGTTCCATCAGGCTCTCCGTCGAAATGACGAACGCGCCAACATCCACAACCGGCGAAACAGGGAAGGGTGCACTGTTGGTATGAGGTATAAATTCCCTTGGTCATGAAACAGAATGTGTTCAAAGCCACACTGATTGAGACCGTTGCGGATTTTTGCTTCGCAGCACGCGTTGTCAAGAAAAACTGCTGTGCGACAGTGCGGAATGCTGTTTTTTAACGAGGTCCAATCACTGGCAATGTGCCAATCAAAGTTGATAGTGTTCTTGTCTGCATCTGCAATTTGTTGGGGGCATACCCTCACCGAGCCGTCAGGGAGAATGGAGTTTTCTTTTGAAGAAAAATGTCTTGAAAAACAAACGACAGGCTCATGGTGCTCTGAAAAATATTTTTTCAGGCCAACCCAGGCAATTGCTTCTGCAATGGGAAGTTCGGCAGCCAGAGAGGACAGGTCGTGCGTTGCTGGGTTTTCGGATTTGTGTGGCAGGCCTATGAGGTCCAACATCTTGTCACCCATAGCTGCATGGCTGAATTTTTTTTGGATAAATTCTCGTCCGGCTTGTCCCATGCTCTGGCGCAGCGCAGCGTTATCCAACAATTCTGCACAGTGGGCCATCAGGGTCTCCTTGTCTCCTCTGGGAGCAAGCAAGGCTGTTTTACCATCCTGAACGGCTTCTGGAATTCCGCCAACCCTGGTGGCCACCACGGGCAGCGCGGCGGCTTGCGCCTCCAGCACAACATTGGGCAGGCCTTCGTTATTTGAGGTAAGCAAGAGTAAGTCTGCACAATGCATCAGATCCACCACGTCTTCCCGCCGCCCCAGAAGGCGCACGACATTTTGAAGGCCATGGCGTTTCAGAGCATGGCGAACTTCATGCTCATATGGTCCCTGCCCTGCGTGTAGCACTAGTAAATCTGGAAATCTGGCGTGCAGGTCGCGTACTATTTCCAGAAACAGATGGAAATTTTTTTCCTTGGTCCAGCGAAAAACTCCAAGAATAATCTTTTTCCCTGGCTCAATGCCCAGACTTTGGCGTATGGCCTGTCTGCGTTGTGGAAGTGGTACTTCAGGAATACTGACTGCGTTGCGGATAGTAGTAACGCGACTGCTGTCAATGCCAAGCCATTGTGCATAATCGTCGCAACCAGCCCTGGAGTTGCCGGTCAAAACCACACGGGGTGAGGCAATGAGTTCCTTATACTGCGGAAGCAACCATTCTGAATAGATATAGGGAAAATGTGATGGATTTACGCTTCTGAAGGACATCAGTACCTTTTGCGTCCCTGTCAGGAGTGCAGCAGTGGTTCCAATGATATTTGTTTGATCCAGTTGGCAGAGCACATGGGTTGGGCGCAGATATAGAATAGCTAGGAGAGTTGCACACAAAGGATAGGGAAACTCTTGCGCGGTGCAAGTTAAGGCGGTGTTTAAAGATACCTTCATGGTATCCAGGCCCATCAGTTGCACGTTGTCATGTATCAGCGGCACATAATGCCCGCACTCTCCAGTGATTACGTCCACCAGAAGGGTTACTCTATATCCTCGCGAAGCCAATTCATTGGCAAGATAACACCATTGACGTTCAGCGCCCCCACTGCAGAGAGTTCCCGTATATAGTAAGAGATGCGTTGAGGTTTGCTCTGGAGCATGTCTTGCCGTATTTATGATGTCACGCAATTTTTCGGCATAGCTCTTACTGTTTATAGCTGGAACGCCTTGCACCTTGAATGGTGCAAGGCGCGCAGCATTCAAGAGGAAATGTGCCAGTGGGAGTAAACACGGAGCGTATTGCGTCAGAAAAAAACGAATACGGTGCAATGGCTTCATCGCTGTACCTTGTAGCCTATGGTGTGGTATATACAATTTCGCAAAACTATGGCCAGAAGCTTTGCAAGCTGCAACGGGTGTTGCATGTATAGTTTTTTATGGTTGAGCATCAGTCTTGTATAGCTATAAAGAGAATGCGACAGCTTCGCGCGCAGCTGTGTTGTCATGGAGACTTCTGCAATACGATAAAAATAAACAAGTCCGTCAAGGCGCGTTACTGCCCCCCCCTGCTCAAGCAAGGAAACCCAGAAATCCCAGTCTTCAAGGCCATAACGCATGTTGGTTTTATACCCGCCAACCATTTCCCAGTGCATTTTCCGAAAGAATGCCGCATGAAAAATCACATTGCGCGTCAACATGCGTCGCAAAGAAGCAGGCGGTAAGTTCCAACGTCCGCTTGCCGCTCCCATAAATTCAGCTTCCCCATAGACAATGCCTACTTGCGGATTTGCGTCAAGCTCTGCAACCGCCCGCCGTACATAATCTTTTGCAATGGCATCATCGGCGTCGAGGGGCAGTATGTATTGTCCCCGCGCCATGGCGATGCCGTTATTGCGTGCGCTGCTCAGGCCCTGATTGTCGGTATGCAGCACATGAATGTGGGGCAAGGTATATGTCTGTAACACCTCGAGAGTTGCGATGTCTGTGGAACCATCATTGACTATGATGATCTCCATGTCATCATAGTCCTGATTCAATACAGATTGTATCGCCTCTTGAAGATAGTGCCCTTGATTATAGCACGGGATGACAACGCTGACGCGTGGCATATGGCTATGGCTCCAAGCAATAGGTATACTTTCGGCCATTATGACGAGGGTCGCTCAAGTCTGAGCTGGAAAAATACACGGCATCTTCCCAATGCAGGTATCTTCCCGATCCACTCTTTTCGATGCCAATTTGTTGCGCATGGCGATACCCAAGAGGGACGCCATCTTCGAATAGTGTTAACGTTGAACCTCGAGCTGCCTGCTCGTTGTTGCTTTTGTTCTTCAGGTGGAAAAGCTTACTGCTATACATTTGCCCGGCCTCATGGTTGAAAGGCTCGGGAAGGGGGAAAAACTGTCGGCCTGAGAGTATGACATCCCAATAATTATGGGCGCCTTTGGGCCGAAAGAGAAATTCTGTGTTACCTTCGCCAGAGTTGATCCACAAAGGCTCAAGCCCGAGCTCCTCGGTGCATAGACGAACATAATCCTGCTCTTTGACAAATTCCATTGGCCATCCGCCCATCCAATCCCGGATATCTGTCCAGAATTCCATACCCCTAGCTTGCTTGTAGGAGAGGATATCGCGCGCAAGGCGTATTCCTGCTTTCGCTAATTTAAGTGGGTTGCGGCGCATAGGTGCTAAAAACGTACGCCATACATACCCATATTCCATATACCGTTTGCGTGCGGGGGAAGCCGCATTATAGATTTGCTTGATATGAAGCCACTGTTCTGGGGTTGGGGCATTATGCCAAGAAGCGTCTCGGTAGCTGGTATCGCTATACAAGGCCACAAAAAAAACGCCATTATCAGCGAGTGGCAATGCTGCATTGCGTATCGCTGTCCACATGTCGCCGGTGTGGTGAAGTACTCCCCAAGAATAGACAATATCGAATTTTTCAAGTCCGCGCATAAAGTCAGTGTCCAGCACCGACCCCTGCCTCACTATCCAGTTTTCTGGCTGGCCGGCCATTTGCCATAGAGCCTTTGTGGTTTCCACCGAGTTTGTATCATAGTCAAAACTGTAAACGCTGCGGGCACCTGCTCGCCATGCAGCCAAAGAGTGCAAGCCACTACCGCACCCAATGTCCAGAAAGCTCATGCCGTGCAGTTGTTGTAGTTGTAGCGAATGTAATAAATTTTTAGAGGCAGCTGTCGCACGCTCTTCAGAAAAATGTTTTTCGACAAAATTTTTCCAGTTTTTACCAAATCCAAAACGTTCAGACATTGCATTCTCCCACATTTCGATATTAGCCTTTAAAAACAGCTAACTAAATTAGAAAATTTAAATTAATTATATAACTAATAAGATAGCAAGAAACGAAATGTTACAGCGCACAGGTATTGCTAACTTTCATTTTTTATATAAGCAGCATAGATACGAAGTAATTTTTTGAACACTCTGGAAATAAATGAATTTTCGCGAAGCGCTGCCAAGCATTCGCTTGGCAAATCAGCTACCATTTCTCGGTAGCTTGCAACACTGGAACGCAGATGAACAAGTTCCTCCTCAAGTGTCACCATCGTTTCGTGCAATTTGCTGCAATAGTGCGGCAATGAAGACGCAGGCTGAGCTGTGGTATTGCAAAGAATGGCATTCATACTACTGGCCGCATTTGTGATGGAGTATTTTAGTGCTGCGGCTTCGCGTGGGGCAAGGCTATGCAGCGTTCCCGTTTTTGCATGCTCGTTGCAAGATCGAAGCACGCTAGCTATAGCCGATGCATCATCTGGAGGAGCTATTATTCCACCGACTTCCCTAAGGAAATCTGCAGATGAGCCGTTTTCGGGGGTGAGTGCTAGAATGGGTAGCCCCAATGTCATGTAGTCCAGAAGTTTACTGGGCAAAAAAACACTTTCCGAAGCTGGGGCATCGCAAGCAAGCAGAATGTCTGCATCGTTATAATATGCCGTCAACTGATTGGAAGACACCGTGGTGGCACACTGCACCAGGTTTTCAAGGCGCAGATCTTGAATATGTTGAAAGAAGGATTTCTGCGCCTCCCCCACAAAACGTGCCCGGCAGCATATTCCTTCACTGCGCAATTGTGCCAGCGCATCCAGCAGGGCAAAAGGAATGCGCCTCCCGTACAGATTGCCTGTATGCACCAGAAGCATATCCTGTTTGGGGGGACGTATCCTTGCAGGAGTGCATTCCCCTTCAAACCCATGCGGCAGTACATGGCATTTACTGCGCCATGACTCAGGGTATTTTTTCATCACAAGGCGTAGAGTTCTGTCCGTGGTAAAAATAACCGCATCTGCAAGTGCTATCGTCAGGTGTTCCGCAACAAAATCCTGACACAAGGGTTCTAAATAGGGGTTGTCCACCCACGGGTCGCTAAAGTGCGCAACCCAGGGTAGGCCTGGAAACCTCTTTTTAAGGTTGATGCCTACAAGATGGTCTGAGAAGGGCTGCGCAAACGTGATAAAAGCGTCAAACGTGCGCTCTCCCATTGTCTTGATAGCGGCGTTTGTTGCCCTTTGCACCCAGCGGTCTTCAAGGCATGTGCTTGTGCTGGAGTATGATACTTTTTGCAATGCATAATGCTTGGCATAACGCGCAGCAAAAGACTCGTCCATTTTGTAAAATAGAGTGTCGCTTTCAGGGGGATCTGCACAGACAAAAGAAGTGTCCCAGTCATATTTTTGCAGGGATGCGACAAGACGGGCAACCTGTATTGATCTTGGTGACAGAATGGGTGGCATAGCCCAACTTATGGCTAACAAATGTTTGTTCATATGCCCCATCTCCGCGCCCAAAGCTCCAGAATGATGCAATTCCAAAGGCGGTGCTGCTCCAGCCATGATGCTCCGTTTTGCGTGGCCGCGCGCAGCAGGTTAGAGAGAGCCTCTGGCGTAAACCATTGCCGCAAGCGCGTGGCCTCTCCAGCCAGCATATCGTGAGCAAAGTTTTTTAGGGGGCCTGCCAGCCATTCATATACAGGCACTGGGAAACCTTGCTTGGGGCGCGTGATAATGGATGCAGGCAAAAGATGTTCTGCCATTTTTCTCAGGACGAGTTTGCTGGTCCACACCCCATTGCAGTCTTGCCCTGCTTTGAAGTGTGGGGGGATTTGCGCGGCCCACTCCACAAAACGGTAATCAAGGAAGGGAGTACGCAGCTCCAGAGAGTGCAGCATGCTCATCCGATCTGCTTTCATCAGCAGGTCTTCTGTGAGCCACCCCTGGCAATAGAGATACAGAGCCTGATCCAGCGTGTGCTGATCGCCCAGGCGCTGTAAATCATGTTTTGAAGGATCAAAACTGTCTGGCCATGTTGCTTTTTTGTGAAACATGGCGGCCTTGTCCGCAGAGGTATAGTAGTTGGTCATGGAAAGTGGGGTATCCCAGGTGCGCATGTCAGGCGCCGGTCGCGGCCAAAGCCTGTCTAAAATTTGTCCAATCCCGGTGCGTTTACGCGAGAGTTCCCACTGGCGCACATTTTCTTCAAAGTTGTACCCGGCCAGCACCTCATCACTTCCTTCTCCCGAAAGCACTACTGTGACATGGTCTCGCGCCAGAGCGCACACATGCTGAAGGGGGATGGAAGCGAGATCTGCCAGTGGTTCGTCCGTAGCGTAGACAAACGAGTCCAGAGCTTCCAAAAACTGCTGCTGACTCAAGACTATTTCATGGTGATCTGTGCCAAGGTGTGCGGCCACTTCCCTGGCGAAAGGCCGCTCGTCGATGGCCTGCGGATCAGCAAACGCAACTGAAAAGGTTTTTATGCCTTTTCCCCAACGACGGGCCGCCAGCGCGGCGGTTACAGAACTGTCCAAGCCCCCGCTGAGCATAATGCCAACAGGGACGTCGGCTAACATTCGCAAATTAACAGCATCCTCCAGCAATGCTTCTCCTTCCAAGGCAGCCTGCTGCAATGAAAGGGATCGGGGCGGGTTGGTATAAGGAATATCCCACCAACGTTGTACCAATGGCTCTGCCATTCCCTGCTTAAAAACAAGATAATGTGCCGGTGGGAGTTTATATACATTTTTCCAAATAGTATGAGGTCCAGGAACATACCGAAATGTCATATAGTCCCAAATGGCTCGTTCATTGACCTCGGGGGTAAATGCCTGCGATGCAAGAATTGCCTTTATTTCAGAAGCAAATATCAGCTGCTTGCCATCATAATAATAGTATAAGGGCTTTACGCCAAGGCGGTCACGGACCAGATGCAGGCTTTCATTTTGCGCATTCCAGATGGCGGCCGCAAACATGCCATTGCACTGTTTAAGCGCGCTGGTTCCGTATTGCCGCCACATGGCGAGCAACACTTCCGTATCAGAGTGGGTGCTGGAAAATGAGTGCCCAAGGGTGATCAGTTGTTGGCGCAATTCCTGATGATTATAAATTTCGCCATTACAAACGAGCACGTGCATGTTGTCATGGCTGGCCATGGGCTGACGCCCGCCTTCTCTGTCGAGAATTGTCAGCCGCCGCATCCCCAGCCCGACATGATCATGCACAAAATAACCACTGTCATCTGGACCGCGATGGTGCAAAGTATTGCACATCTTTTGCAGTCGGCTGTGTCGCTCATCGGGCGAGATTGTCCAGCCATACCAGCCCGCTATGCCGCACATGTCCCTTCCAGCCTGCCACGAAAGAATTGTGCGCACTCTTTGCCTGTGTAACTCGGAATACGCAATTCACGAACCATATCAAGCATGCGCATAAAGGGGGCCTGCCCCAATACATGGGCAGGGTCAACATACAATGAAAGCAACAATGGTACGCGGTGCTTTGTGGATGCAGCTATCGTTTCATTGAAAAGGGTAAAGTATTCTTCCGACAGTCGGTAGTGAACGCGATCTGCAAGATAGGTCCACGAATCCAGTATGGATGTTGGATTATTCCATGAGCCCAGTAAGGGGAGTTCCACAATGTTTTGCGAAATAAAGGCTGGGCCGTGCTCCAACGCGTACGCTGGGATCGTAGTTGATGCGTATGTATAGCCAAGATCAGCGCATACGGCATGCATAAATGCAACCTGATCCGGCTCACGGTAACAGCCAAAATGTGGAGCGCGAAACCCGTGGGGTGTAATGCCAAGCACCTCCCGCAATGTGGTATCTGCCTCGCGAATATCGTTTTCTACTTCTTGGGGTGTCAGTTCGTTATAAAAGGTACGGCCAACATACTTTTGACCATCCCATTCGGTGTGGGGCCGCAACCCATGATTGAAGAATTCATACCCTCGTGAAGCAACTTCTGTGTACGCTTGTTTTTGGCGTAAAAGTTGTGTGCCAGGCACGGCAAAAGATGCCTTGATCCCACGTTGCTCTAACAACGGCAGCAAAGATAAAGTCGCTTCAGCATCCAGGTCTGTATCGCAGTCGAATGAGAGAAATAGGGAAGTTTGAGTAATACCAAGCCGTTTCATATGTTCCGCATACCCCTGCCAGGGATGACTTTCTGCGGGCTTGCGAAAGAAATTTAAAAAAGACTGTAGCATGATTCCCCCGGCTTATGGGCAGTAATTTAAAAGCACCAAACCCAGCGCTTGGCAAGAACGTTTAAAAGCGGTTGCGGCAAGGTAAGGAGTGCTGGTGGTAAAAAGTATCCCAACAGTCCAGGCTCGTCAGTTCCAAACGTTTCTATGCTGATGTGTTCAACACTCTACGATTCTTTACAAAAAAACGAAAATCTGCTGAAGCGTGACTCAAGTTCTAGCGCCTGGCTTTAGAATTCGCAACAACTCTCCTCCCGAGGTTTGGATACAGGACGAATGATGCAATAGTCCTCATCAATAAACACAATCAAAACCCGAGCCTGCAAAAGACAACGGCTCGCCGCCTGCCGCTTGTACGCAACCTGCTAGCCGATAATTTAAAACACTGCTTTTTGCGGCAACGGCAACGGAATTAAAATCAACAGCAGTAATGTTTGTCCCGTGCTGTGCCCACAGGTTGGCTATAAACACACCGCAACTAACCCATAAAATCGATTTGTTTTGTAGTTCAACTAAGGGAAAGATGTATAAAAAATAATCATCACTGTCACGGTGTGAATATTTCATAAAATAAAGTTTTAATCTGCCTGTCTAAAAATGTTGTCAAAAGGAGCTACCTCAACATGATATTCTCTTAAAAAGGCTGCGGCGCATGCAAGCTGCATACAAATGAAATGCAAATAAAATTTTCTTCTGTAATATCATGTAGCCATGTTAGAAGGTTGAGATGTTTGAAAACGTCTCTTGTGGACAGATGGTTTGTATCAGAACTCATAGACGTCACAAAGTACAGTTCAAGCAATCTGTACATGATCCGCATAGATTTTTAAGCCGTACGTCTGCGTGATTACTATATTTTTTTGTTTGTCCATGGCATGGTCGTGTTCTCCGTCTATCGATCCGCCTGTGAACACAAAGGTCGTTAACTTACAACAAAGATTGAATGGTTTTTAGTGCTCGCTGTGCTGCACAACCATCCCATAGAGGAATTGAGGGGGCAACCGGGGGGCGCCGGGTGCTTGCAAGCACTTCTGGCAGTAAGGCCGCGTTCAATAGCTGGTTTGTGCCAGAGGTAATCGTTATGGGCCGTTCAGTATTCTCACGTAATGTAAGGCAGGGTATCCCCAAAAAGCTGGTTTCCTCCTGAACGCCGCCAGAATCGGTAACTACGGCATCAGCTCCAAACAGTAGCCGCATGAACGTGCAATACGGCAGAGGCGCAGTTACTTTAATGGAGGGACAGGAAAGAATTTTTGAAAATAAGCCGAACTGCTCCAGTCGATTGCGCGTTCTGGGGTGCAATGGAAAGACAAGATTTTTTTGCGTGGCGCATTTAAGCAGGGCATCACAAAGCTCTTTCAACGTTGTTTGGCTATCGACATTGGAGGGGCGGTGCAGTGTAACAAGAGCATATGGCTTGTTTGCTATATCCAAGTCAGCAGGCAAGGATGTTTTTTCTATGCAGGGGCGCAGCAATGTTAGGGTGTCAATCATTATATTGCCAATTTTATGTATCTTATCCTTTGCAACTCCCTCATTAAGAAGGTTTTTGTCTGCGTCAGATGATGGAGTCCAAAGAATGTCGCAGATACTGTCTGTGACAATACGATTAATTTCTTCAGGCATGGAGCGGTCAAAAGATCGTAGACCAGCCTCCAGGTGTGCGGTGCGGATGCCAAGCTTAACTGCGGCCAAGGCCGCTGCCGGGGTTGCATTAACATCGCCGCAAACGATTACCAGGTCTGGCCGTTCTGAGAGCAATACGCGTTCATACGCCTCGAGCACGCGTCCCGTCTGCTGTCCATGTGTTGTGCCAGCTATGCCCAAATTGATGTGCGGAGTGGGGAGCCCCAACTCTGCAAAGAAGACATCAGACATGGCATAATCATAGTGTTGCCCGGTATGAATGAGCGATATATCAGCCCAGCTCTGTTTGCTAAGTGCGCGCCATAATGGGGCGGCCTTCATAAAGTTTGGGCGAGCAGCAACAACAATATGGA contains the following coding sequences:
- the wecB gene encoding UDP-N-acetylglucosamine 2-epimerase (non-hydrolyzing), with translation MHIHIVVAARPNFMKAAPLWRALSKQSWADISLIHTGQHYDYAMSDVFFAELGLPTPHINLGIAGTTHGQQTGRVLEAYERVLLSERPDLVIVCGDVNATPAAALAAVKLGIRTAHLEAGLRSFDRSMPEEINRIVTDSICDILWTPSSDADKNLLNEGVAKDKIHKIGNIMIDTLTLLRPCIEKTSLPADLDIANKPYALVTLHRPSNVDSQTTLKELCDALLKCATQKNLVFPLHPRTRNRLEQFGLFSKILSCPSIKVTAPLPYCTFMRLLFGADAVVTDSGGVQEETSFLGIPCLTLRENTERPITITSGTNQLLNAALLPEVLASTRRPPVAPSIPLWDGCAAQRALKTIQSLL
- a CDS encoding class I SAM-dependent methyltransferase, with the translated sequence MSERFGFGKNWKNFVEKHFSEERATAASKNLLHSLQLQQLHGMSFLDIGCGSGLHSLAAWRAGARSVYSFDYDTNSVETTKALWQMAGQPENWIVRQGSVLDTDFMRGLEKFDIVYSWGVLHHTGDMWTAIRNAALPLADNGVFFVALYSDTSYRDASWHNAPTPEQWLHIKQIYNAASPARKRYMEYGYVWRTFLAPMRRNPLKLAKAGIRLARDILSYKQARGMEFWTDIRDWMGGWPMEFVKEQDYVRLCTEELGLEPLWINSGEGNTEFLFRPKGAHNYWDVILSGRQFFPLPEPFNHEAGQMYSSKLFHLKNKSNNEQAARGSTLTLFEDGVPLGYRHAQQIGIEKSGSGRYLHWEDAVYFSSSDLSDPRHNGRKYTYCLEP
- a CDS encoding polysaccharide deacetylase family protein encodes the protein MLQSFLNFFRKPAESHPWQGYAEHMKRLGITQTSLFLSFDCDTDLDAEATLSLLPLLEQRGIKASFAVPGTQLLRQKQAYTEVASRGYEFFNHGLRPHTEWDGQKYVGRTFYNELTPQEVENDIREADTTLREVLGITPHGFRAPHFGCYREPDQVAFMHAVCADLGYTYASTTIPAYALEHGPAFISQNIVELPLLGSWNNPTSILDSWTYLADRVHYRLSEEYFTLFNETIAASTKHRVPLLLSLYVDPAHVLGQAPFMRMLDMVRELRIPSYTGKECAQFFRGRLEGTCAA
- the asnB gene encoding asparagine synthase (glutamine-hydrolyzing), whose protein sequence is MCGIAGWYGWTISPDERHSRLQKMCNTLHHRGPDDSGYFVHDHVGLGMRRLTILDREGGRQPMASHDNMHVLVCNGEIYNHQELRQQLITLGHSFSSTHSDTEVLLAMWRQYGTSALKQCNGMFAAAIWNAQNESLHLVRDRLGVKPLYYYYDGKQLIFASEIKAILASQAFTPEVNERAIWDYMTFRYVPGPHTIWKNVYKLPPAHYLVFKQGMAEPLVQRWWDIPYTNPPRSLSLQQAALEGEALLEDAVNLRMLADVPVGIMLSGGLDSSVTAALAARRWGKGIKTFSVAFADPQAIDERPFAREVAAHLGTDHHEIVLSQQQFLEALDSFVYATDEPLADLASIPLQHVCALARDHVTVVLSGEGSDEVLAGYNFEENVRQWELSRKRTGIGQILDRLWPRPAPDMRTWDTPLSMTNYYTSADKAAMFHKKATWPDSFDPSKHDLQRLGDQHTLDQALYLYCQGWLTEDLLMKADRMSMLHSLELRTPFLDYRFVEWAAQIPPHFKAGQDCNGVWTSKLVLRKMAEHLLPASIITRPKQGFPVPVYEWLAGPLKNFAHDMLAGEATRLRQWFTPEALSNLLRAATQNGASWLEQHRLWNCIILELWARRWGI
- a CDS encoding glycosyltransferase encodes the protein MNKHLLAISWAMPPILSPRSIQVARLVASLQKYDWDTSFVCADPPESDTLFYKMDESFAARYAKHYALQKVSYSSTSTCLEDRWVQRATNAAIKTMGERTFDAFITFAQPFSDHLVGINLKKRFPGLPWVAHFSDPWVDNPYLEPLCQDFVAEHLTIALADAVIFTTDRTLRLVMKKYPESWRSKCHVLPHGFEGECTPARIRPPKQDMLLVHTGNLYGRRIPFALLDALAQLRSEGICCRARFVGEAQKSFFQHIQDLRLENLVQCATTVSSNQLTAYYNDADILLACDAPASESVFLPSKLLDYMTLGLPILALTPENGSSADFLREVGGIIAPPDDASAIASVLRSCNEHAKTGTLHSLAPREAAALKYSITNAASSMNAILCNTTAQPASSLPHYCSKLHETMVTLEEELVHLRSSVASYREMVADLPSECLAALRENSFISRVFKKLLRIYAAYIKNES
- a CDS encoding glycosyltransferase family 4 protein; protein product: MKPLHRIRFFLTQYAPCLLPLAHFLLNAARLAPFKVQGVPAINSKSYAEKLRDIINTARHAPEQTSTHLLLYTGTLCSGGAERQWCYLANELASRGYRVTLLVDVITGECGHYVPLIHDNVQLMGLDTMKVSLNTALTCTAQEFPYPLCATLLAILYLRPTHVLCQLDQTNIIGTTAALLTGTQKVLMSFRSVNPSHFPYIYSEWLLPQYKELIASPRVVLTGNSRAGCDDYAQWLGIDSSRVTTIRNAVSIPEVPLPQRRQAIRQSLGIEPGKKIILGVFRWTKEKNFHLFLEIVRDLHARFPDLLVLHAGQGPYEHEVRHALKRHGLQNVVRLLGRREDVVDLMHCADLLLLTSNNEGLPNVVLEAQAAALPVVATRVGGIPEAVQDGKTALLAPRGDKETLMAHCAELLDNAALRQSMGQAGREFIQKKFSHAAMGDKMLDLIGLPHKSENPATHDLSSLAAELPIAEAIAWVGLKKYFSEHHEPVVCFSRHFSSKENSILPDGSVRVCPQQIADADKNTINFDWHIASDWTSLKNSIPHCRTAVFLDNACCEAKIRNGLNQCGFEHILFHDQGNLYLIPTVHPSLFRRLWMLARSSFRRRA
- a CDS encoding glycosyltransferase, with product MDVGAFVISTESLMEPIIDVLMPAYNGARFLASMLDSILEQKGAAVRLHVRDDGSSDATPMILERYARQHARIQTQCGPRLGVVGNVNALMTHSSQGESAYFALADQDDIWFANKLEQQYCLMCRLEQQHGKECPILLYSDAHCIDENGRTVTPSFLHQMGIPRGWGQTLRQSLVMSPALGCTCMGNAALRRLALPLPQGENIFMHDWWLLLVACCFGVARCMPEPLVAYRQHSANVLGIPKKRGLRQMLLDSQKNAQRTQEQAAEFFKRYADRMDTAQREIVQGWAQMPYAPRIHRLWRCWRSGFGKPGMRWLTT
- a CDS encoding glycosyltransferase, producing the protein MPRVSVVIPCYNQGHYLQEAIQSVLNQDYDDMEIIIVNDGSTDIATLEVLQTYTLPHIHVLHTDNQGLSSARNNGIAMARGQYILPLDADDAIAKDYVRRAVAELDANPQVGIVYGEAEFMGAASGRWNLPPASLRRMLTRNVIFHAAFFRKMHWEMVGGYKTNMRYGLEDWDFWVSLLEQGGAVTRLDGLVYFYRIAEVSMTTQLRAKLSHSLYSYTRLMLNHKKLYMQHPLQLAKLLAIVLRNCIYHTIGYKVQR